One window of the Pedobacter ginsengisoli genome contains the following:
- a CDS encoding START-like domain-containing protein, whose protein sequence is MSEKKKFTLEYELRSSPRILFSFISEPNGLSQWFADDVIFRDQVYTFTWDDEIQKAKLLSVKENKSVKFKWVEDEPHCYFEMEIVQDELTNDVALSITDFATDETLAERTLIWDNQINYLHSVIGA, encoded by the coding sequence ATGTCGGAAAAGAAAAAATTTACGTTAGAATATGAATTGAGGTCGTCTCCACGTATTTTATTTAGTTTTATTAGTGAGCCGAATGGACTGTCTCAGTGGTTTGCGGATGATGTGATTTTCAGAGATCAGGTATATACTTTCACATGGGACGATGAAATACAGAAAGCGAAGTTGCTTAGCGTAAAAGAAAATAAATCAGTAAAATTTAAATGGGTTGAGGATGAGCCTCACTGTTATTTTGAAATGGAAATTGTACAGGATGAATTGACAAATGATGTTGCTCTTTCAATAACTGATTTCGCTACTGATGAGACATTAGCTGAGCGAACTCTAATTTGGGATAATCAGATTAACTACCTGCACAGTGTAATTGGTGCCTAG
- a CDS encoding methylated-DNA--[protein]-cysteine S-methyltransferase → MNNKLSSDNTGFAERYPWIFEKSSSSSNKKATIKMTELSTPLGLMLAGATSEGVCLLEFTNRIRLEEEFIELQRLLDADMVVGRNEHLDQLENELTEYFIGNLKTFSVPLHTPGNDFSQSVWKTLQQIPYGKTCSYKEQAEMMNNPKAIRAIASTNGRNRLAIIVPCHRVIGSDGKMTGYAAGIDKKKWLLQFERNNSEIEDGYLF, encoded by the coding sequence ATGAATAACAAGCTTTCCTCCGACAATACTGGCTTTGCCGAAAGATATCCTTGGATATTTGAAAAATCATCTTCTAGCTCCAATAAAAAGGCCACAATAAAGATGACAGAGTTATCTACTCCTTTAGGCCTTATGTTAGCAGGAGCAACCTCCGAGGGCGTATGCTTGCTTGAATTCACCAACAGGATCAGGTTAGAAGAAGAATTCATTGAATTACAAAGACTACTTGATGCAGATATGGTTGTGGGAAGAAATGAACATCTAGATCAATTGGAAAATGAGTTAACCGAATATTTCATTGGAAACTTGAAAACCTTCTCAGTTCCATTACATACCCCTGGTAATGATTTTTCACAATCTGTATGGAAAACACTTCAGCAAATTCCCTATGGAAAAACATGCTCATACAAAGAACAAGCTGAAATGATGAACAATCCAAAAGCAATTCGCGCAATTGCATCTACAAACGGCCGAAACCGTTTAGCAATTATAGTACCCTGTCATCGTGTAATTGGCAGTGATGGAAAAATGACCGGCTATGCTGCCGGAATCGATAAGAAAAAATGGCTATTGCAATTTGAAAGAAATAACTCCGAAATTGAAGATGGTTATTTATTTTGA
- a CDS encoding IS1182 family transposase: MANKKPVFKPYYQHQLMAFPPTFDELIPADHTVRLVDKIINVINVEPLLNAYHIRGASNYHPILLLKVLVYGYVTNTYSSRKLAIACRENVPFMWLSGMSKPDHNTINRFRGVRLKHALRSVFEEVVKYLAEEGLLSIDEVYTDGTKIEANANKYTFVWKKSIQTNKAKMQKQLDEIWNYAQSVATVEDLLPEPPTAKIVSPESIQAAVDKLNEVLANNDQVDKKTKAKLHYLTKNYPEAIAKYKHQEEILAQRNSYSKSDPDATFMRMKEDHMRNGQLKPAYNVQISTSNQFIVNYTIHSNPTDTLTLKSHLEQHENSFNRPPKTLTADAGYGSEENYALLEQKQVESFVKFNMFDKQQNVHYNQKYPFAANQLFYHEQKDAYICPMGQSMEFVGIVKKRTTSGFQQQVRRYQAKNCNNCPLNGACHKSKDDRLIEINENLQRHKQKAHQLLNTERGISHRKKRCHDVEPVFANIKQNHGFRRFMLRGKQKVEIEWGLLAIAQNIRKKAA, encoded by the coding sequence ATGGCCAATAAGAAACCCGTTTTTAAGCCCTATTATCAACATCAGCTCATGGCGTTTCCGCCTACTTTCGATGAGTTGATTCCAGCAGATCATACTGTAAGACTTGTCGACAAGATTATTAATGTGATCAATGTAGAACCTTTGTTGAATGCTTACCACATCAGAGGTGCGTCCAATTATCATCCGATATTACTTTTAAAAGTTTTGGTCTACGGCTATGTGACCAATACGTATTCCAGTAGAAAGCTGGCCATAGCTTGCCGGGAAAATGTTCCTTTCATGTGGTTGAGCGGCATGAGTAAACCGGATCACAATACGATCAACCGATTTCGGGGTGTCCGCTTAAAACATGCCCTGCGCAGTGTATTTGAGGAAGTGGTTAAATATCTGGCCGAAGAAGGACTACTAAGTATTGATGAAGTTTATACCGATGGAACCAAAATTGAGGCCAATGCCAACAAGTACACTTTTGTCTGGAAAAAATCCATTCAGACCAATAAAGCGAAGATGCAAAAGCAGTTGGATGAAATCTGGAACTACGCCCAGAGTGTGGCTACGGTAGAAGATTTATTACCTGAACCGCCTACAGCCAAAATAGTAAGTCCGGAAAGCATCCAGGCAGCGGTTGATAAACTCAATGAAGTACTGGCTAACAATGATCAGGTTGATAAAAAGACCAAAGCAAAGCTCCATTACCTCACTAAAAACTATCCCGAAGCTATCGCCAAGTATAAGCATCAGGAAGAAATACTCGCCCAGCGCAATAGCTACAGCAAGAGCGATCCGGATGCTACTTTTATGAGAATGAAAGAAGATCATATGCGTAACGGACAGCTCAAACCCGCTTATAATGTGCAGATATCCACTTCAAACCAGTTTATTGTCAACTACACCATTCACTCCAATCCTACAGACACCTTAACTTTAAAATCACACCTGGAGCAACATGAAAATAGTTTCAATCGTCCCCCAAAGACCCTTACTGCTGACGCCGGTTATGGATCAGAAGAGAATTATGCCCTGTTGGAGCAAAAACAGGTGGAGTCTTTCGTTAAGTTTAACATGTTTGATAAACAACAAAATGTACACTATAATCAAAAATATCCTTTTGCTGCAAATCAGCTTTTTTATCATGAACAAAAAGATGCTTACATCTGTCCAATGGGACAAAGCATGGAATTTGTGGGAATAGTTAAAAAACGTACCACAAGCGGATTCCAGCAGCAAGTCAGGCGATATCAAGCCAAAAATTGCAACAATTGCCCACTAAACGGTGCTTGCCACAAATCCAAAGACGACCGCTTGATAGAAATCAATGAAAATCTGCAAAGACATAAGCAAAAAGCACATCAGCTACTCAATACAGAGCGAGGCATCAGTCACAGAAAGAAACGATGTCATGATGTAGAACCTGTTTTTGCCAATATCAAACAGAACCACGGGTTCCGCCGATTCATGCTCAGAGGTAAGCAAAAAGTAGAAATAGAATGGGGATTATTGGCAATTGCACAAAACATAAGGAAAAAAGCAGCTTAA
- a CDS encoding bifunctional 3,4-dihydroxy-2-butanone-4-phosphate synthase/GTP cyclohydrolase II, with amino-acid sequence MEIKLDTIEDAIAEIKAGKAIIVVDDEDRENEGDFITAAANATPEMINFMATYGRGLICAPLTEERCDELGLDLMVGKNTAVYETNFTVSVDLRGHGCTTGISASDRSKTIKALIDPNIDPDELGRPGHIFPLRSKDGGVLRRSGHTEASVDLARLAGLEPAGVLVEIMKDDGEMARLPDLIKIAAQHQLKIISIKDLISYRLSKESLIEQEVTVNLPTQWGDFKMTAYTQTDTGATHLAISKGEWTIDEPVLTRVHSSCVTGDIFGSCRCDCGPQLHKAMEMIDKEGKGVIVYMNQEGRGIGLVNKLRSYNLQDAGLDTVEANIKLGFKGDERDYGVGAQILRAQGITKMRLMSNNPTKRAGLIGYGLEIVENIPIEIESNIHNEQYLKTKRDKMGHQIMKG; translated from the coding sequence ATGGAAATCAAATTAGATACAATAGAAGATGCTATTGCGGAAATAAAGGCGGGTAAAGCTATTATTGTTGTAGACGACGAGGATAGAGAGAATGAAGGTGATTTCATTACTGCTGCAGCCAATGCTACTCCAGAAATGATAAATTTTATGGCTACCTATGGTAGAGGCTTAATTTGTGCTCCTTTAACAGAAGAAAGATGTGATGAATTAGGTTTGGACCTAATGGTGGGGAAAAATACGGCTGTTTACGAAACTAATTTTACTGTTTCTGTTGATTTAAGAGGGCATGGATGTACAACTGGTATTTCTGCATCCGATAGGTCAAAAACTATTAAAGCTTTGATTGATCCGAATATTGATCCGGATGAATTGGGAAGGCCAGGTCATATATTTCCACTACGATCTAAAGATGGGGGCGTGCTGAGACGTTCAGGACATACTGAAGCATCTGTAGATCTTGCAAGGCTTGCAGGTCTGGAGCCCGCAGGTGTATTGGTTGAGATTATGAAGGATGATGGAGAAATGGCAAGACTACCAGATCTTATTAAGATTGCAGCGCAACATCAGCTTAAAATAATCAGTATAAAAGATCTTATCTCATACAGGTTAAGCAAAGAAAGCCTGATAGAGCAGGAAGTAACTGTAAACCTACCTACTCAATGGGGTGATTTTAAAATGACGGCTTATACTCAGACCGATACTGGTGCCACACACCTTGCAATTAGTAAAGGAGAATGGACAATAGATGAACCTGTATTAACAAGGGTACATAGCTCTTGTGTTACTGGCGATATCTTTGGGTCATGCAGATGTGATTGTGGTCCTCAATTGCACAAAGCGATGGAAATGATTGATAAGGAAGGCAAAGGAGTAATCGTTTATATGAATCAGGAGGGAAGAGGTATAGGACTTGTTAATAAACTACGTTCATATAACCTGCAAGATGCTGGTTTAGATACTGTGGAAGCGAATATCAAATTGGGCTTTAAAGGAGATGAAAGAGATTATGGGGTTGGAGCTCAAATACTAAGGGCACAAGGAATTACCAAAATGAGATTGATGTCTAATAACCCTACTAAACGTGCGGGTTTAATTGGTTACGGTTTAGAGATTGTAGAAAATATTCCAATTGAAATAGAGAGTAATATTCATAATGAGCAATATCTTAAAACAAAACGTGATAAGATGGGGCATCAAATAATGAAAGGTTAA
- a CDS encoding LptF/LptG family permease — translation MKKIHLLLLKAFIRPFFVTFFIVMFILLMLFLFKYVDDLIGKGFEWYIILELMYYASAANVSMALPLSILLSSIMTFGTLGENYELVAIKSAGLSLQKAMRPLFVLIIFIAISSFIFSDYMLPKANLKYGSLLWDITNKKLSFLIKEGVFNNSIPGYSIRVDKKGDDGVSLYDVMIYDHTNNNGMAKIIIAKEGKMYSSDKFLYLKLKNGVRYEESSGRNTYNNPRQELTRMRFTETDQKFDISSFKMARTDEQDFRNNTQMLNLKGLTKKRDSLTKELDSVNKFASTSVNSYYRQNNYSKGYTHVKVAPKVIKGDILKMVPEKERLTVITSALDLATSVKQTAASRVTDFEERTRSIIKVQLEYQRKFTLAVSCLLLFFIGAPLGAIIRKGGLGLPVVMAIVFFLLYHIIATVSEKSATTGSLRPFFGMWLAIFILSPLGAFLTYKATVDSALFDVGYFKQLFLNLFKKRKSNGNNQ, via the coding sequence TTGAAAAAGATTCATTTACTTCTACTCAAAGCATTCATAAGGCCCTTCTTCGTCACATTTTTTATTGTGATGTTTATTTTGCTAATGCTTTTTCTATTTAAATATGTTGATGATTTAATAGGAAAGGGATTTGAATGGTACATTATACTTGAGTTAATGTACTATGCTTCTGCGGCAAATGTGTCCATGGCTCTTCCATTGTCTATATTGTTATCATCAATAATGACTTTTGGAACACTGGGAGAGAATTATGAGCTGGTTGCTATTAAATCGGCCGGATTATCTTTGCAAAAGGCAATGAGGCCTCTTTTTGTGCTCATTATATTTATTGCCATAAGCTCGTTCATATTTTCAGATTATATGCTTCCTAAAGCCAACTTGAAATATGGCTCATTGCTGTGGGATATAACTAATAAAAAATTATCCTTCTTGATTAAAGAAGGTGTTTTTAATAATAGCATACCGGGCTATTCCATTAGGGTTGATAAAAAAGGAGATGATGGTGTTTCGTTGTACGATGTAATGATTTATGATCATACTAATAACAATGGAATGGCCAAGATTATCATTGCTAAAGAAGGTAAAATGTATAGCAGTGATAAGTTCCTTTATTTAAAGCTAAAAAATGGAGTTAGGTATGAAGAATCAAGTGGCCGTAATACTTATAACAATCCGAGGCAGGAGTTAACAAGAATGCGGTTTACTGAAACAGATCAGAAATTCGATATCTCCAGCTTTAAAATGGCCAGGACTGATGAACAGGATTTCAGAAACAATACCCAAATGTTGAATCTGAAAGGTCTGACAAAGAAAAGAGATTCCTTAACCAAAGAGTTGGATAGTGTAAATAAGTTTGCCTCAACCAGTGTAAATAGTTATTACAGACAAAATAATTATTCTAAAGGATACACGCATGTTAAAGTAGCCCCTAAAGTAATTAAAGGAGATATTCTAAAGATGGTTCCTGAAAAGGAAAGGTTGACTGTTATTACCAGTGCTCTGGATCTGGCAACATCAGTAAAACAAACGGCAGCTTCGCGAGTTACTGATTTTGAGGAGAGAACCAGAAGTATAATAAAGGTACAGTTGGAGTATCAGAGAAAGTTTACACTTGCAGTATCCTGCCTTTTGTTGTTCTTTATTGGTGCACCTTTAGGGGCTATTATAAGAAAAGGTGGATTGGGATTACCTGTTGTGATGGCTATTGTGTTTTTTCTTTTGTATCATATTATAGCTACAGTTTCTGAAAAATCCGCAACTACAGGATCGCTAAGACCTTTCTTTGGGATGTGGCTTGCGATATTTATTTTGTCTCCTTTGGGTGCTTTCCTTACTTATAAAGCAACGGTAGATTCAGCTTTATTTGATGTGGGATATTTTAAACAGTTATTTTTAAATCTGTTTAAAAAGAGAAAATCAAACGGCAACAATCAGTAA
- a CDS encoding translocation/assembly module TamB domain-containing protein, producing the protein MVDINQLSLKKRIVDINTVQINNGSFFLKSYKDRSTNLDFIIDYFDSGPPKVKTKKKPYKISFDRVILNNISFKYKNLRIDTVIKGVNFDDVYLTSFNGIFEKLNTTDHILQADIKNLTFKEKSGFYLKNLTAFTTVDTNGIELKNLMLVTNKSRLSDYFQMRFNKYRDFRDYVNKVRMKADFKNSYLSSRDVAYFAPELDQMNLEIEVDGRVTGLVNNLKAKKLSVKAGKATYIKGDFIVKGLPNLKETFMDLKIEMAGTNKADLEEILTSTTGKKTKVIPEVVGKFGNINFNGSFTGFQNDFIAYGEFKTKLGRLVSDVNMKIDKKGIPSYKGNVKAFDFNLGNLLNEDDLGRVSASLNVEGRGTEIKSLSEKLNGDIDYIDFNQYRYRNVKIDGTFDKKYFDGRLKINDKNVQLVFDGGVNLNPKLPVFNFKAQISNAKLKTLNLYKDSLKIDATFSTNFSGTNLNNIQGKLLIQQIKLDNVKGIYNIDSVELKASGIGRDRDLTIHSDILDASLKGQYNLNTIPSYYKALAKKYIPSLKTTILPYGDQIFQFNLKIKRFEPIAELLAPGLQIDDDAVFIGNFDSSNNIATLNGFVKKLKYKGITANNIIVDENTSVNQLQAIITSDRVDLNDSLYIKNVNISNILRNDSLALNLKLANSDDANQLDLNGLVEFANDTTARVSILPSELKVNNEDWKIQEKVRINFHEGKTEITNFDLSNGNQLLTIDGTLSDDPKDLLLVGFKEFSLKTINPFVKAFGVQLAGNVNGETKLYNILKSPKISDNLKIDSLTFNNTHIGDLTDTSSYDRANNVANIFTNIVTADRETLRAVGSLDLETKEIDVKIKLDKSEVAVLEPFVNDLVSNLKGHISSNLTVTGPFEKPAINGEVSFDNAEVTVNYLKTRYKLNDQVDVENSVIRINDLKLLDVDDNEAIANGTVDLNNINTPTLDIDIDAKDFMALNTTEKDNPIYFGKAYGTGTFKFKGPTNNLFIDINAKTEKGTVFNLPLNSSETVSNKDFITFVSKDTTKVVKKATSFDGLTMRLKLEVDANSTANIYTTLGNLSGKGYSKNLALNINSLGDFEMSGDYIIESGSFDFTAQEIINKKFNIRQGGTIRWTGNPTTAQINLKAIYSLRAGLSDLYTAANRDGGGNSSERVLTEVEMGLSGSLLKPDIKLDIFFPSNPAIKEEMQSYFNDDNNRNLQALSLIIRRSFAPGTGKEALGKQLTSGVASTATELLFNQFNNVLSSLNLDFVDINIRSLSEANASFRFFNDRVVLNAGIVDKRSTNDLSPIGFTRNNVGGEVEVLALIKKDGTLVGKLANKPPTQQNTFFNTGVSQNNNVTSFGLIYTQQFDSFREFVQRISGTYNQKLKKKAEEEKKQPPVNKQPVNKEAVPSEKKNKKK; encoded by the coding sequence TTGGTTGATATTAATCAGCTTTCGCTTAAAAAACGTATAGTTGACATCAATACAGTACAAATTAATAATGGTTCTTTCTTTTTAAAATCTTATAAAGACAGATCTACCAATCTTGATTTTATTATTGACTACTTTGATTCCGGTCCCCCAAAGGTTAAAACTAAAAAGAAACCTTACAAAATATCTTTCGATAGGGTAATTCTGAACAACATTAGTTTTAAATATAAAAACTTAAGGATCGATACAGTAATAAAAGGGGTAAACTTTGATGATGTTTATCTGACTAGTTTTAATGGAATTTTTGAAAAATTAAATACTACAGACCATATCCTTCAGGCAGATATTAAAAACCTGACCTTTAAAGAAAAAAGTGGTTTCTATTTAAAGAACCTTACTGCATTTACTACTGTGGATACCAATGGCATTGAGCTAAAAAATCTAATGCTGGTTACTAACAAAAGTAGGCTATCTGATTACTTCCAGATGCGGTTTAATAAGTACCGCGACTTTAGGGACTATGTGAATAAGGTGAGAATGAAAGCCGATTTCAAGAACAGCTATCTTTCTTCGCGCGATGTGGCCTATTTTGCACCTGAACTGGATCAAATGAATCTCGAGATTGAAGTTGATGGAAGGGTTACCGGACTGGTAAATAATCTTAAGGCTAAAAAACTATCTGTTAAAGCCGGAAAAGCAACATACATTAAAGGAGACTTTATTGTAAAAGGATTGCCAAACCTTAAAGAGACATTCATGGACCTTAAAATAGAGATGGCGGGAACAAATAAAGCTGATCTTGAGGAGATTTTAACAAGTACCACAGGCAAAAAAACTAAAGTGATTCCGGAAGTTGTTGGCAAATTTGGCAACATTAATTTTAATGGCTCATTTACAGGATTTCAAAATGACTTTATTGCCTATGGGGAGTTCAAAACTAAACTAGGCAGGTTGGTTTCGGATGTTAACATGAAGATAGATAAGAAAGGAATACCTTCTTATAAAGGTAATGTTAAAGCCTTCGACTTTAATTTAGGTAATCTTTTAAATGAGGATGACCTGGGCAGAGTTTCCGCTTCCCTGAACGTAGAGGGAAGAGGTACAGAAATAAAAAGCCTTTCTGAGAAACTTAATGGAGATATAGATTACATTGATTTTAATCAATACAGGTATAGAAATGTTAAGATTGATGGAACCTTCGATAAAAAATATTTCGACGGGCGTTTGAAAATTAATGACAAAAATGTTCAGCTCGTTTTTGATGGCGGTGTAAACCTAAACCCTAAGTTGCCGGTATTTAATTTTAAGGCACAAATAAGCAATGCCAAGCTAAAAACATTAAACCTATATAAAGATTCTTTAAAAATTGATGCTACATTCAGCACCAATTTTTCTGGTACTAACCTCAATAACATACAGGGTAAACTTTTAATTCAACAGATTAAATTGGATAATGTTAAAGGTATTTATAACATTGATTCGGTTGAACTAAAAGCTTCTGGCATAGGTAGAGATAGAGATCTTACAATTCATTCGGATATTTTAGATGCCAGTTTAAAAGGCCAGTATAATCTAAACACAATCCCCTCATACTACAAAGCACTAGCTAAGAAATACATCCCCTCGCTTAAAACCACCATCCTCCCTTACGGAGACCAGATATTTCAGTTTAATTTAAAAATTAAAAGATTTGAACCCATTGCGGAACTCCTGGCCCCCGGTCTGCAAATTGATGATGATGCTGTTTTTATTGGAAATTTTGATTCTTCGAACAACATTGCAACATTAAATGGTTTCGTAAAAAAATTGAAATACAAGGGCATTACGGCAAACAATATTATCGTTGATGAAAACACTTCAGTAAATCAATTACAAGCCATTATAACATCAGACAGGGTTGATTTAAATGATAGCTTGTACATTAAGAATGTCAACATCTCTAATATATTGAGAAACGACAGTCTTGCTCTTAACTTAAAACTTGCCAATTCTGATGATGCAAATCAACTGGATTTAAATGGATTGGTTGAGTTTGCAAACGACACTACCGCCAGAGTAAGCATACTCCCTTCTGAACTGAAAGTAAATAATGAGGACTGGAAGATTCAGGAGAAAGTAAGGATCAATTTTCATGAAGGAAAAACAGAGATTACCAATTTCGATTTAAGTAATGGCAACCAGCTGCTAACCATAGATGGAACGCTTTCTGATGACCCAAAAGATTTACTTCTTGTTGGATTTAAAGAATTTAGCTTAAAAACAATAAATCCATTTGTAAAGGCATTTGGCGTACAACTAGCTGGCAATGTTAATGGCGAAACTAAGCTCTATAACATCCTTAAATCTCCTAAGATCTCAGATAATCTGAAAATTGATTCTCTAACTTTTAACAATACCCATATTGGTGATTTGACAGATACTTCTTCGTACGATCGTGCAAATAATGTAGCTAACATCTTCACGAATATAGTTACCGCAGACAGAGAAACGCTTAGAGCAGTAGGCTCTCTTGACCTTGAAACGAAAGAAATAGACGTAAAAATAAAGCTAGATAAAAGTGAAGTAGCAGTATTAGAACCATTTGTTAACGATCTTGTATCAAACCTTAAAGGTCATATATCATCGAACTTAACCGTTACCGGTCCATTTGAAAAACCTGCAATTAATGGGGAGGTCTCGTTTGATAATGCAGAGGTAACTGTCAATTATCTAAAAACAAGATATAAGCTAAACGATCAGGTGGACGTTGAAAATAGCGTAATCAGAATTAACGATTTGAAGCTACTTGATGTTGACGATAACGAAGCCATAGCGAATGGAACTGTTGACCTTAACAACATCAATACACCGACTTTAGACATTGATATAGATGCCAAAGATTTCATGGCTTTAAATACTACGGAAAAAGACAATCCTATATATTTTGGAAAGGCTTATGGAACCGGCACTTTTAAATTTAAAGGACCAACAAATAATCTATTTATAGATATCAATGCCAAAACGGAAAAAGGGACAGTTTTTAACCTTCCTCTTAATAGCTCCGAAACCGTATCAAATAAAGATTTTATAACATTTGTTAGCAAAGACACCACCAAGGTTGTAAAGAAAGCAACCAGTTTTGACGGGCTTACAATGAGACTGAAGCTTGAAGTTGATGCAAATAGCACTGCAAATATTTATACTACTTTAGGAAACCTGAGCGGTAAAGGCTACTCTAAAAACTTAGCTCTTAATATCAATAGCCTTGGAGATTTTGAGATGTCGGGTGACTATATAATTGAATCAGGAAGCTTTGATTTCACAGCCCAGGAAATTATAAATAAAAAATTTAATATCAGACAAGGGGGCACTATCAGGTGGACTGGAAATCCAACAACTGCTCAAATAAATTTAAAGGCAATTTACTCTCTTCGTGCAGGATTGAGCGATCTCTATACTGCTGCGAATAGAGATGGTGGAGGTAATTCCTCTGAGCGTGTACTTACCGAAGTAGAGATGGGCTTAAGTGGTTCATTATTAAAACCAGATATTAAGCTTGATATATTCTTTCCTTCAAATCCGGCCATTAAAGAAGAAATGCAATCTTATTTTAATGATGACAATAATAGAAACCTCCAGGCACTTAGTTTGATTATAAGGCGTAGTTTTGCTCCAGGAACCGGAAAAGAGGCTCTTGGTAAGCAGTTAACATCGGGAGTGGCAAGTACTGCTACCGAACTACTATTTAATCAGTTTAACAATGTTTTATCATCCCTTAATCTTGATTTTGTGGACATCAATATTCGTTCACTTAGTGAAGCAAATGCTTCTTTCAGATTCTTTAATGATCGCGTAGTTTTAAATGCCGGAATCGTTGATAAACGGAGTACAAATGATTTATCGCCAATCGGCTTTACAAGAAATAACGTTGGAGGAGAAGTTGAGGTTTTGGCCTTGATAAAAAAAGATGGAACTTTAGTAGGTAAACTTGCTAATAAACCCCCTACTCAACAAAATACATTTTTTAACACTGGTGTTAGCCAAAATAACAACGTAACTTCTTTTGGTCTAATCTATACCCAACAGTTTGACAGTTTTAGGGAGTTTGTTCAAAGAATATCAGGTACCTACAATCAAAAGTTAAAGAAGAAAGCTGAAGAAGAGAAAAAGCAACCTCCGGTGAATAAACAGCCTGTAAACAAAGAGGCTGTTCCATCAGAAAAAAAGAACAAAAAAAAGTAG